One Acidimicrobiia bacterium genomic window, CGGAGCCGATCGTGAAGATCCTCGTTCTGTCCCGCAACCAGAAGCTCTACTCCACGAAGCGTCTCGTGGAGGCCGGTGAGCAACGGGGCCACGAGATCCGCGTCGTCGACTACCTGCGCCTCTACATGAACATCACCTCACTGAAGCCCGCCGTCATCTTCCGGGGGGAGCACCTGGAGGTCTACGACGCCGTCGTCCCGCGCATCGGCGCGTCGCACACCTTCTACGGAGCGGCCGTCGTCCGCCAGTTCGAGATGACGGGGACCCGACCGGTGAACGAATCGCAGGCCATCACCCGCAGCCGCGACAAGCTGCGCTCGCTACAGCTCCTCGCCCGTGCCGGGATCGGGCTCCCCGTGACAGGCTTCGCCAACTTCACCGGCGACATCGACGGCCTGATCGACGCCGTGGGGGGAACGCCCGTCGTCATCAAGCTCCTCGAGGGCACCCAGGGGATGGGCGTCGTGCTCGCCGAGACCCGCAAGTCGGCCAAGGCCGTGATCGAGGCGTTCCGGCAGCTCGACGCCAACATCCTCGTCCAGGAGTACATCGCGGAAGCGGGTGGGAACGACATCCGTGCCTTCGTTGTCGGTCGCAAGGTCGTCGCCGCCATGCAGCGCACGGCCGCCGAAGGCGAGTTCCGGTCCAACGTGCACCGGGGAGGCACGGTCGAGAAGGTGAAGCTCACGCCCGAGGAGCGCAGCACCGCCGTCCGCTCCGCCCGCACGATGGGGCTCAACGTGGCGGGTGTGGACCTCATGCGGTCGAACCACGGGCCGGTCGTCCTCGAGGTGAACTCGTCACCCGGCCTCGAGGGCGTCGAGAAGGCGACCGGTGTCGACGTGGCGGAGAAGA contains:
- the rimK gene encoding 30S ribosomal protein S6--L-glutamate ligase encodes the protein MKILVLSRNQKLYSTKRLVEAGEQRGHEIRVVDYLRLYMNITSLKPAVIFRGEHLEVYDAVVPRIGASHTFYGAAVVRQFEMTGTRPVNESQAITRSRDKLRSLQLLARAGIGLPVTGFANFTGDIDGLIDAVGGTPVVIKLLEGTQGMGVVLAETRKSAKAVIEAFRQLDANILVQEYIAEAGGNDIRAFVVGRKVVAAMQRTAAEGEFRSNVHRGGTVEKVKLTPEERSTAVRSARTMGLNVAGVDLMRSNHGPVVLEVNSSPGLEGVEKATGVDVAEKIIEFAERQARPRTAARKPPE